The following proteins are encoded in a genomic region of Alphaproteobacteria bacterium:
- a CDS encoding DUF2336 domain-containing protein, translating into MMSQQAINKLLTLAHDRSEHGRGNLVTELATLFERSDVILGVREQSLVNDIVDELISNAQITARQQLAEMLAPKTTTPRRLVLALASDRIEVARPILMHSPIFTDSDLMSLVATQGVEHSRAIALREEIGEALADALIVTGDLEVMQNVAENLGAKISPKTMTVLTNAARFAEKLCRPLLQRPEMTPESASKLYWWTSQDMRRFALQRFGVTVGQIDQTLEQTVDDLLARYENEKNNEQVMAYVADWLIERDLNTPKILVQVLRLGHFRLFNVLLARLIDLPVALTDVIVAEMGGRSLAAACRGTNMEKPQFVSIFLLSRAARRDEQVVHPRELNHALLAFDRLNPVVARQLLDTWRRDPSYLIDRAQGRPVAVQ; encoded by the coding sequence ATGATGTCTCAACAGGCCATTAATAAGCTTTTGACGCTGGCGCATGACCGCTCCGAGCATGGGCGCGGCAATCTGGTCACGGAACTGGCGACATTGTTCGAGCGCTCCGATGTGATTCTCGGCGTGCGCGAGCAATCCCTGGTCAATGACATCGTCGACGAGCTTATCAGCAACGCGCAAATCACGGCGCGGCAGCAACTGGCGGAAATGCTGGCGCCGAAAACGACGACGCCGCGCCGGCTGGTCCTGGCGCTGGCCAGCGACCGGATCGAGGTGGCGCGCCCTATATTGATGCATTCCCCCATCTTCACCGACTCCGATTTGATGTCGCTGGTCGCGACGCAGGGCGTGGAACATTCCCGCGCCATTGCGCTGCGCGAGGAAATCGGCGAAGCGCTCGCCGACGCGCTGATCGTCACCGGCGATCTGGAAGTCATGCAGAACGTGGCCGAGAATCTCGGCGCCAAGATATCCCCGAAAACGATGACGGTGCTGACGAATGCCGCGCGATTTGCGGAGAAGCTTTGCCGCCCGCTGCTGCAGCGCCCGGAAATGACGCCGGAATCCGCCTCCAAGCTGTATTGGTGGACATCGCAGGACATGCGCCGTTTCGCCTTGCAGCGCTTCGGCGTGACGGTGGGCCAGATCGACCAGACGCTCGAGCAAACCGTCGACGACCTTCTCGCCCGCTATGAAAACGAGAAAAATAACGAGCAGGTCATGGCCTATGTGGCGGACTGGCTGATCGAACGCGATCTCAACACGCCCAAGATTCTCGTGCAGGTTCTGCGTCTGGGGCATTTCCGCCTGTTCAACGTGCTGCTGGCGCGGCTTATCGATCTGCCGGTGGCGCTGACCGATGTCATCGTCGCGGAAATGGGCGGACGCTCGCTGGCGGCGGCCTGCCGCGGCACCAATATGGAGAAGCCGCAATTCGTTTCCATCTTCCTGCTGTCGCGCGCGGCGCGCCGCGATGAGCAAGTCGTGCATCCGCGCGAGCTTAATCACGCCCTGCTCGCCTTCGACCGCCTCAACCCCGTCGTCGCCCGGCAATTGCTGGACACATGGCGCCGCGATCCCAGCTATCTGATCGACCGCGCGCAGGGCAGGCCGGTGGCGGTGCAGTAG
- a CDS encoding HU family DNA-binding protein, giving the protein MNKNEFVAAIADAKALAKLDLSKSAVAAVVDTVFETIETALKKGDEVRLVGFGNFYISQRAAGTGRNPQTGEAIKIKASKQPKFRAGKQLKESVNGKKK; this is encoded by the coding sequence GTGAACAAGAATGAATTCGTCGCCGCCATTGCTGACGCAAAAGCTCTGGCGAAATTGGATCTGTCGAAGTCCGCAGTCGCGGCCGTCGTCGATACCGTTTTCGAAACCATCGAAACCGCGCTGAAGAAGGGCGATGAAGTCCGCCTGGTCGGTTTCGGCAATTTCTACATTTCTCAGCGCGCCGCGGGCACCGGCCGCAATCCGCAGACCGGCGAAGCCATCAAGATCAAGGCTTCGAAGCAGCCGAAGTTCCGCGCTGGCAAGCAGCTCAAGGAAAGCGTCAACGGCAAGAAGAAGTAA